CTGGGTGTCAGGCACACACTCACCATGACAGTGTTCCACCTGAGAGAGAAGACAGCTGTTCAGGCCTGTGGCCTCATCCTCGGGCCCTCATTCCACTCCTCTTATGACACATACCTCAATGTAGCCACCCTCTGGGCTTCTGCTCAACTTCCAGATGTGTACGAAAGTGTCTTCAGCCGCAGAGAGTAGCTATTTTAAAGAAAGGCAAGGAGGACCAGTGGGAGTCAGAATGTGCTGACAGAGGGCTGGTATAGGCTGTAAAGCCCAGTCCAGGTGCCTGGGAAGGGGGCTACCCTGAGAGGCAGAGATAAGTTTGTGGAGTGCCTCTCAACATCCCAGCACCAGGAAACAAGGGTATGCAAGGTCAGAGCTGGAGACTGACCTTGCCCACCTCAGGAGCCAGGTCCAGGGCACAGATGGCCCGGGCATGGGCGTCGATCTGGACGTGTATAGTTCCTGTACTGGCTTCATATAGACGCACTTGCCCGTTCCCGTAGCCTGCTGCTATGGTCCCCTGCCACAGCTGCACAGAAGAACACGGGACCCTGCAAGGGTGACATCGCACTTTGATTTCCCAGACCTAAGCCCACTCCCCACCTTGAAGCTACCTCAGGAAGGCCTCAGCCCCCTTCTGCCTCACCTACCCGAATCCTGGAATCTGGGTCAGTAATTTGAATTTGGGCCCTGATCTCCAGACACACAGCAAGCCCGAGTCATCTGCTGTCACAGTGTCAGCCACGCAGTCCTGAGGGGAAAGGCAGGATTAGCCCTTTTTTCTCCCTGCTGGGTCCTGTAtacagggcaggaggggaagggaggcagtATTTGCATCTTTGCCTCTCCAGGGAAAGGGGAAGACGTGGAGCCTTCACTGGCTGGAAGGGTCTCTTGGAAGCATTAAATGCTTTCATTGTATTCCTTATAGAGTCTGACTCCCTGCCCCAACCCCAGCACACATCCCGTGTGTCAGGGTATACAATTGTCCTCATTGGATGAATGATGCAACTAAGGCCACAGTGTTAGGGCCTTCTGGAGGTCTTGCATTGAGCCAGTCACAGTCATGACTGGACTCTGGGACTCTTGACAGCCCCTCAAGCCAGGCAGCCAACAGAGCCCACGGGCCCAACTCTGTGCCAGGTGTAGTGTAGCATAGGCATTATAAGATACATACCCTGTTTTCAAGAGGTTTACAGTCTAATCAGGGAGATAAGAGTTGTCTTTGCGGGCAGTGTCAATTCAGGGTTCAGCTAAGGGAGATGAGTGGGGGCTGGAAGAGGGGGAAGGCTTCCAGGAGAGGATAGCACTGGAGGTGGGCCTCAATAGGGTGGACTCGCCCAAGTTCAGAGAAGGAAGCCACACATGTCAGAAACCATGGGTCCCAACTCCTCCATTCACACCAGGATCATAATGTATGAGTGAACTATTAAGTACCacgtaaatataaaatatttctggacTCATCACTGGACCTGAGGTTGCTAAAACTTAGCAAAGTGCACTAATTTGCCCAGTCATTCAGCTGCTTAATGGCAAAGCcaaggcttgaacccaggtcccctgctttCCCAAGGTGGGGAAGGCCCTCAGATTCACTGGAACAGGTAGGGGGGATCCACTCACCTGTCCCTGGGCAGGCTCAGTGGCAATGTCTGAGATTGGTGTCTGGTGCCTTGCCAGCTCTTCACTCAGTACAATGTTGGGACCCTTGGTGGGGATGTCAAACACCAGCACCCGGCCCGACCATGCTCCTGCAGAACCAGTGCTCCACTGAGGGCTTCCTGATGCTCCCAGGTCTCCAGCCACCATGCTCAGCCCTCCCTCCATCCCAGAAACCTTAGTAACAAACCCACCTCTCAATGTTCCAACAGCCCCACTCCCAACATTCACGGCCCTTTTCCTATACCATCCTGACCTTCTGAAACCCTCCATGGCTTTTTGGAGTTTCTCAGACCCTCCTTCACTCCCACCCCTCTAACACTCCACAATTTCCTCAGACCTTCAGCAGCATCCTGGTCAAAGCCCACACCCCTATACCTCAGCACTCTCCAATGCCCTGCCTTTGGCCCCCTCACCCACACAGACGTAGTGGCCACTGGCAGCAATTCCTCGGGCAAACACAGCCTGCACTGAGTATGAGAGGGGAAAACGATTAGAAGTATTATCCCCCCTCGCCCCAGCAAACACTCCCTACCCCCAACCCAGTCCTGCAGGTACCTAGAGAGCCATCTCCAGCGTCCAGTGCGTGCCAGTAGACCATGACGGAGCCATCAGACTCGTACATCTGGAAGACCAGGGCAAGGACGGGGTCATAACCCAGCTGACCTTTGCTGAGCTCTGTACCAACTACTCCACATACTCATGTTAACCTTAGCCTGTTTAATCCTCAAAATTACCCTGGGAGGGAGGCgctatttttatctccatttaacaagacactgaggctctgagaagttcactaaattgcccaaggtcacacaattaaTAAAAGGGCAGATATTGGAGGTGGCACTTAAGAATTGGAAAACAAGCAAGGTATGAAGATGAGAAATGAGGGGGCTAAGCATGAAAGAGCTTGGAAATGTTTAGAAGTaagatcgctgggttgggaagatcccctggaggaggaaatggcaacccactccagtattcttgcctggagaatcccatggacagaggagcctggcgggctacagaccacggggtcgcagagtcggacacgactgagcgcctaagcacagcacacacactagGGGCCTTGGAGAGAAGTTAAGACTCTAGCGGGGGAGGACAGGAAGGTCCTCGTCTTACTTGTATTCCTCGATGAGAGGTGAGTACCAGCAATACTCGGAAAGGGAGGACACACCAGTGGATCTAGAGGGAGATAAATCAGAGTAAGAAGTAAAGCAGAGGACATGAGGACT
This window of the Bubalus bubalis isolate 160015118507 breed Murrah chromosome 12, NDDB_SH_1, whole genome shotgun sequence genome carries:
- the WDR54 gene encoding WD repeat-containing protein 54 isoform X1 → MFRRERSIPLRGSAAALCNNLSVLQLPARNLTHFGVVHGPSAQLLSAAPEGVPLAQRQLHAKEGAGVSPPLITQIHWCVLPFRVLLVLTSHRGIQMYESDGSVMVYWHALDAGDGSLVQAVFARGIAASGHYVCVGAWSGRVLVFDIPTKGPNIVLSEELARHQTPISDIATEPAQGQDCVADTVTADDSGLLCVWRSGPKFKLLTQIPGFGVPCSSVQLWQGTIAAGYGNGQVRLYEASTGTIHVQIDAHARAICALDLAPEVGKLLSAAEDTFVHIWKLSRSPEGGYIEVEHCHGECVPDTQLCGARFCDPSGSSFAVTGYDVAEILRFSSI
- the WDR54 gene encoding WD repeat-containing protein 54 isoform X2 codes for the protein MFRRERSIPLRGSAAALCNNLSVLQLPARNLTHFGVVHGPSAQLLSAAPEGVPLAQRQLHAKEGAGVSPPLITQMYESDGSVMVYWHALDAGDGSLVQAVFARGIAASGHYVCVGAWSGRVLVFDIPTKGPNIVLSEELARHQTPISDIATEPAQGQDCVADTVTADDSGLLCVWRSGPKFKLLTQIPGFGVPCSSVQLWQGTIAAGYGNGQVRLYEASTGTIHVQIDAHARAICALDLAPEVGKLLSAAEDTFVHIWKLSRSPEGGYIEVEHCHGECVPDTQLCGARFCDPSGSSFAVTGYDVAEILRFSSI